GAGCGTGATGACCCAGGCGATTTCCAACGCGTCTTTCGGCATCTATTTCCCGAAATTCATCGGCACGATCTACGAATTGCTGTCCGCACCGGTGAATTTCCTGGAAATCGTGGTCGGCTATGTCGGCGCGGCGGCGACCAAGGCGCTGTTCATCGGGGTGGTGATCCTGGTCACGGCGTCGTTGTTCGTCGATCTGGATATCGCGCATCCGGTGGCGATGCTGGCCTTTCTGGTGCTGACCTGCCTGAGCTTCGCGCTTTTGGGGTTCATCATCGGCATCTGGGCCGGCAATTTCGAGCAGTTGCAACTGGTGCCGCTGCTGATCGTGACGCCGTTGGTCTTTCTGGGCGGGTCGTTCTACTCAATCTCGATGCTGCCGCCGGTCTGGCAGACGATCACGCTGTTCAACCCGGTGGTCTACCTGATCTCGGGTTTTCGCTGGTCGTTCTTCGGCATGGCGGATGTCCCG
This sequence is a window from Thalassococcus arenae. Protein-coding genes within it:
- a CDS encoding ABC transporter permease, encoding MNWQAIAAIYRFEMARFFRTLLQSFISPVISTSLYFVVFGAAIGSRIDQVEGVSYGAFIVPGLVMLSVMTQAISNASFGIYFPKFIGTIYELLSAPVNFLEIVVGYVGAAATKALFIGVVILVTASLFVDLDIAHPVAMLAFLVLTCLSFALLGFIIGIWAGNFEQLQLVPLLIVTPLVFLGGSFYSISMLPPVWQTITLFNPVVYLISGFRWSFFGMADVPVGLSLLAIAGFTALCLGVIWWIFKTGWRIRN